The segment CGTTTATTTACGGAATCTATAATTCATTTTATTTACTGTATCCCATGTAATACTAAATATGTGTCCCAGGATATTAGTTATTTGATGTACACACTTATTTATAATCAGTTATACTACTGCTAATAATTGGAATTGCAAATTTACATTCTTGTTTATGGGGTTTCTGTGTTTTTGAAAGCCTTATTATCGTATTTGAAAGGCATCCTGTAATTAAGAAACAATTTCACGGCcttaaaatattttacttttttTGTCTTGAACCTTTATTTGTTAATTTAGATGTAATCTTTTGTTGATCATTCATATGATGCATTGTACACGTGAAACTTACAGCTTGATGGCCAAGCAGAGGCCTTAAAAATCCAACTTGCAGATACATCCCGCCTACTGCAAATTTaacatttaataggataaatttaCTAGTATTATTTGAGGAAAAAGGATTTTTATATGATAAAGGATTTTATAACTGTTTTGTAAAATGCATTTCAgttattatttttgaaaaaaagaaactaTAATATTGTTTTTTTCCTTCCAGGTTGGGGCACAAATGAGAAATTAATTATAGAGATATTGGGACACAGGACTGCAGCACAGCGCAAAGTGATCAGGCAAACATATACTCAGTTGTATGAGGAGGATTTCCTGAAGAGATTGGAATCAGAACTCACACACGATTTTGAGGTGCACAATTATCTTTTTTCCGTACATAGTGAATTTAGTATCATGATTCAATGTTCAACTTTTTTAATGGATATGTTTGAAACATGGTCTGTTGATCTTTGAGCTTTAGATTGTACGTGTATTCTTAAATTGCTTTGGTTCTTCACCATTGCAGTATTTTTAGAAACTTTTGACACATTCTATCTAAAAAGCCATATAATTTTGGATTTTTACTGTTGTGAAAGAGGGCTTTGCTACTCTGGGTACTGGAACCCGGAGAACGCGATGCTCTTCTCGCACATGAAGCAATCAGAAAGTGGACTCCAAAGAATAGGTCACTTTTGGAAATCTCCTGTGCTCGGTCTTCAGCTGAACTGTGGACGGTGAGACAAGCATATCATGCACGGTACAAAAAGTCTCTTGAAGAAGATGTTGCTTCACATACACAGGGAGACTTCCGTAAGGTACTTGGTTCTTTGCTAAGTATTGTGCTATGATTTATTCGAACCACAGAAAGGGTTGCACTTGCATATTTAGAACAACAGGGTTTTATTTGTTTAACGTATTTAGGGAGGTTTGCATCTAAATCAACCACTGTATTATAATATAGATCTTGTAAATGTGATGTGATTCACATGTTCTCAATTCTGTTCAGCTCTTGGTTGCCCTTGTAAGTTCATATCGATATGAAGGCCCAGAAGTGGATATACGCTTGGCCAAGTCTGAAGCCAAACAACTGCATGAGGCCATCAAAGAAAAGGCTTTTAATCACGAGGAACTCATTCGGATATTGAGTACAAGAAGCAAAGCTCAgttgaatgccactttcaatcATTACAAAGACGAATATGGTCATCATATCAACAAGGTATAACCTATGTGCCTATAAGTTTTTAGTATTTTACTGTATCTTTCCTTTTCCACGCTCAGACTGTCTTATTAAACAACTAGTTGTAGTATACTATTATTCTTATTTACAGTCAGTCTCATTTCCTTTTGGTTATGATAAGTTTTCAATTAGGTGTGTGGGTGTGTTCTTTATGTATTTTCCACTATGCTGCTGGTTTAGGTTCAGCAGTCCAGTACAGCTGTGTTCagccccacacacacacacacacacacacacatatatatatattgaattgaaaaactgttacaaaaTTGTAGCTTTCAGAATTTACAATAAGCCATCAGTGGCTAAATATGAACTTTTGATGAACAATTACTGCTATGTATGAAGGGATATCATATATGTAATTTGTGAATAACAAATAATATCGAGGAAAACCTGAAGAACCAAAGAAGAAACATATCTAGAGTAGTAGCTGTTCTGTTTGCTGCTGTATATACCACATAGAGGCTTAAGTATACCTGCCATTTGAGTATATTGTGAAATCCTGATGTCCGACTGTGAAAATCGAGTAGCGTTgccatcaaataaatattaaaatctgaAGCCTAATATGCAAACTGTGAAAGATCAATTCAATCAGCATATAGAGGATATAAATTCAGAGTGTATGGTGTAAAAATGTGTCGTAGATATTGTCCAGAATTTGTCTATTCAAATTAAGTTTATGCCTGTTCAAAACACTATCATGGACATATATGATTTCTGAGAAGAAAAATTACAGAGCTTAACAGCAATTAAGGAAAACATTTATGAGAAGAAATTTAACAGAGCTTAATGCAATTAGTTTGTCCTAAAAGCTATTTTGTTAAAGGattctttttctttcttgaggTTTGCCTTCATTTGACCTAGGTATGCACAGGGTTGCTAGTTGGGACTGTGGGTTTGTCTCAGGTATGAGCAATGGCATACCCAGGCGGAACATACCCCAGACCTGTACCTGGTTCAGTTTGGTACAGATAAAACCCCGAAAACCAACGAAATTTGGTAACACAGATTTTCCAAAATGTAACTTGCGGAAAACTTGAAGCTTAAATCTCATGTTGCATTTGCCTCAAAGGATCTGACACAACATTTTTCTTTTAGGACTTCTTGCTTTCAGGATGA is part of the Cryptomeria japonica chromosome 10, Sugi_1.0, whole genome shotgun sequence genome and harbors:
- the LOC131038221 gene encoding annexin Gh1, translated to MSTITVPSPTPSPTEDSEQLRKAFEGWGTNEKLIIEILGHRTAAQRKVIRQTYTQLYEEDFLKRLESELTHDFERALLLWVLEPGERDALLAHEAIRKWTPKNRSLLEISCARSSAELWTVRQAYHARYKKSLEEDVASHTQGDFRKLLVALVSSYRYEGPEVDIRLAKSEAKQLHEAIKEKAFNHEELIRILSTRSKAQLNATFNHYKDEYGHHINKALKNEKPEEFLDALRVVIKCICFPEKYFAKVLRLSIDKLGTDEDGLLRVVVTRAEVDMKCIKEQYFNRTSRSLEHAIAADTSGDYQDFMLTLIGKD